One genomic region from Stutzerimonas decontaminans encodes:
- the trbB gene encoding P-type conjugative transfer ATPase TrbB: MTALPATALMRSAAMLRTALGARIATALDDADVAEVMLNPDGRLWIDRLSGGRHEIGTLSASEGERVVRLVAAHVGRAINAASPLLSAELPQTGERFEGVLPPASPAPAFSIRKRAIQHLTLDDYVDDRVITPEQRDVLHKAVHERRNILIAGSTSSGKTTLANALLAEVAGTGDRVLVLEDTVELQCTARDQVCLRAISGVVTMKDLVRSTLRLRPDRIVVGEVRGAEALDLVKAWGTGHPGGIATIHAGSCHGALLRLEQLILEVALAAPRPLIAEAVNLVVFLTGRGCERRVQEMVWVTGYDHQGYGLTAIGVPLANTPTNRQEAPA; this comes from the coding sequence ATGACCGCCCTCCCCGCCACGGCTCTCATGCGCAGCGCAGCGATGTTGCGCACCGCCTTGGGCGCGCGGATCGCGACCGCCCTCGATGACGCAGATGTCGCCGAGGTAATGCTGAACCCCGATGGACGCCTTTGGATCGACAGGCTAAGCGGGGGCCGGCACGAGATCGGAACCCTGTCGGCTTCCGAGGGCGAGCGCGTTGTCCGACTGGTGGCGGCGCACGTGGGGCGGGCCATCAACGCGGCCAGCCCCCTGCTGAGTGCCGAGCTGCCGCAGACCGGGGAGCGCTTCGAGGGTGTGCTGCCCCCCGCCTCGCCCGCTCCCGCCTTCTCAATCCGCAAGCGCGCAATCCAGCACCTCACCCTAGACGACTATGTCGATGACCGTGTCATCACGCCCGAGCAGCGTGACGTGCTGCATAAGGCGGTGCACGAGCGCAGGAACATCCTCATCGCCGGCAGCACCAGCAGTGGCAAGACCACGCTGGCCAACGCCCTGCTCGCGGAGGTGGCCGGCACCGGCGATCGAGTCCTGGTGCTCGAGGATACGGTGGAACTCCAGTGCACGGCCCGCGACCAGGTGTGCCTGCGGGCAATCTCCGGAGTCGTCACGATGAAGGACCTCGTGCGCAGCACCCTCCGGCTTCGGCCGGACAGGATTGTCGTCGGTGAGGTGCGGGGCGCGGAGGCGCTTGACCTCGTCAAGGCATGGGGCACCGGCCACCCTGGTGGGATCGCCACGATCCATGCCGGCTCCTGCCACGGCGCGCTGCTTCGTCTGGAGCAACTGATTCTCGAGGTCGCCCTCGCCGCACCCCGGCCGCTGATCGCCGAAGCCGTCAATCTCGTCGTGTTCCTCACCGGTCGTGGCTGCGAACGCCGCGTACAGGAGATGGTGTGGGTCACAGGGTACGACCATCAGGGCTACGGACTGACAGCAATCGGCGTCCCACTCGCCAACACACCAACCAACCGTCAGGAAGCCCCCGCATGA
- a CDS encoding CopG family transcriptional regulator, with product MRRARLNLFIEPGHAKRLDELATKKGVSKSSLVAAALASWLSPASGEQREVAMGKRLDRLSRQFERLERDQNILIETVALYVRYYLTVSTPVPEAHQEAARAQGRLRFTQFVEQLGRRWQKGRRLIDEIEREGQAFETPDHTMTASGDRP from the coding sequence ATGAGACGCGCGCGACTAAACCTCTTCATCGAGCCCGGGCACGCCAAGCGTCTCGATGAGCTGGCAACCAAGAAAGGTGTATCGAAGTCCTCCCTCGTCGCCGCCGCACTGGCGAGTTGGTTGTCGCCCGCTTCGGGTGAACAGCGTGAAGTTGCCATGGGCAAGCGTCTGGATCGCCTGTCGAGGCAGTTCGAGCGGTTGGAACGTGACCAGAACATCCTCATCGAGACGGTTGCTCTGTACGTGCGTTACTACCTGACCGTCAGCACGCCGGTGCCCGAAGCGCACCAGGAAGCCGCGAGAGCCCAAGGTCGCCTGCGCTTTACCCAGTTTGTCGAGCAGTTGGGCAGACGATGGCAGAAGGGCCGACGTCTGATAGACGAAATCGAGCGTGAAGGCCAGGCATTCGAAACACCTGATCACACCATGACAGCGTCGGGAGATCGGCCATGA
- a CDS encoding conjugal transfer protein TraG gives MNQASNVLYGQVVTTVSVVLASVWIATQSAASSLDYDQQLGRPWFELRGYPVYQPWRLFGWWFRFGDASPSTFDRAGLIASGGSATAVLLAFGMSIWRARQSSTATTHGSARWAMPREVRAAGLTKDAGVCLGLYRGRYLRHAGPEHVLAFAPTRSGKGVGLVVPTLLTWTGSAVIHDIKGENWNLTAGWRSRFSHCLLFNPTDPASAAYNPLLEVRRGDHEVRDVQNIADILVDPEGAMERRNHWEKTSHSLLVGAILHVLYAVEDKTLRGVANFLSDPSCTFELTLHRMMATSHLPEGPHPVVASAAREVLNKSENERSGVLSTAMSFLGLYRDPTVAQVTSRCDWRIADLVAAVHPVSLYLVVPPSDISRTKPLIRLILNQIGRRLTESLDGADGLRRRHQLLLMLDEFPALGRLDFFESALAFMAGYGLRAFLISQSLNQIDKAYGQNHSILDNCHVRITFATNDERTAKRISETLGTATQLRAQRNYAGHRLAPWLGHLMVSRQETARPLLTPGEVMQLPVDEAIVMLSGVPPIRARKLRYYADRNFVRRLYSAPVLSPGPYPDAPDVAPHDWCGVVVTGEPCQPVSAIGDDAGGLEHSSLRESWDEARPMPNLSPLTNDLALLDDDAGVDSVGTPLRLSAAIGPDDGVSL, from the coding sequence GTGAACCAGGCATCGAACGTGCTGTACGGACAGGTGGTGACGACGGTCTCGGTCGTGCTCGCCAGCGTCTGGATTGCGACGCAGTCGGCTGCCTCGTCGCTGGACTATGACCAGCAGCTCGGCCGCCCCTGGTTCGAACTGCGGGGCTATCCCGTGTATCAGCCCTGGCGTTTGTTCGGCTGGTGGTTTCGGTTTGGCGATGCGTCCCCATCTACCTTCGACAGGGCGGGTTTGATAGCAAGCGGCGGCAGCGCAACTGCCGTGTTGCTCGCATTCGGCATGTCTATCTGGCGGGCCCGCCAGTCCAGTACAGCCACTACCCATGGTTCGGCGCGCTGGGCCATGCCCAGAGAGGTACGTGCGGCTGGGCTGACAAAGGACGCGGGTGTCTGCCTGGGCCTTTACCGGGGCCGCTATCTGCGCCACGCAGGACCCGAGCATGTACTTGCCTTCGCCCCCACCCGCTCTGGAAAAGGCGTCGGGCTAGTCGTGCCAACCCTGCTGACGTGGACAGGCTCGGCCGTCATTCACGATATCAAGGGCGAAAACTGGAACCTGACCGCAGGTTGGCGCTCGCGCTTCTCCCACTGCCTACTGTTCAACCCGACCGATCCGGCCTCCGCGGCATACAACCCCCTGCTCGAGGTTCGCCGGGGCGATCATGAGGTCCGGGACGTCCAGAACATCGCGGATATCCTCGTCGATCCCGAAGGTGCAATGGAGCGGCGCAACCACTGGGAGAAGACCAGTCACTCTCTGCTGGTAGGTGCCATCCTCCATGTCCTGTATGCCGTCGAGGACAAGACGCTGCGAGGCGTTGCCAACTTTCTTTCAGATCCCTCCTGCACCTTCGAGCTGACGCTCCATCGCATGATGGCTACCTCCCATCTGCCGGAGGGTCCCCATCCGGTCGTCGCCTCTGCGGCACGCGAGGTATTGAACAAGAGCGAGAACGAACGCTCGGGCGTGCTCTCGACGGCCATGTCCTTTCTTGGTCTGTACCGTGACCCGACGGTGGCCCAGGTGACCTCTCGATGCGATTGGCGCATTGCGGATCTGGTTGCCGCTGTGCATCCGGTGTCGCTCTACCTCGTCGTTCCGCCGTCGGACATCAGTCGCACCAAACCGCTCATTCGATTGATCCTGAACCAGATCGGGCGGCGCCTGACCGAATCGCTCGACGGCGCCGACGGTCTCAGGCGCAGGCACCAACTGTTGCTGATGCTCGACGAGTTCCCCGCGCTGGGACGGCTGGATTTCTTCGAATCGGCCCTGGCATTTATGGCCGGTTACGGCCTGCGGGCGTTCCTGATCTCGCAGTCGCTCAACCAGATCGACAAGGCATACGGACAGAACCACTCGATCCTGGACAACTGCCATGTCCGCATCACTTTTGCCACCAACGACGAGCGTACGGCCAAACGCATCTCCGAGACCTTGGGCACCGCGACGCAACTGCGCGCGCAACGCAACTATGCAGGCCACCGCCTGGCACCCTGGCTGGGGCACCTCATGGTCTCTCGCCAGGAAACGGCACGACCTCTGTTGACGCCCGGCGAGGTGATGCAGCTGCCGGTCGACGAGGCCATCGTGATGCTCTCGGGCGTGCCGCCCATTCGCGCCAGGAAACTGCGCTATTACGCGGATCGCAACTTCGTCCGAAGACTCTACAGCGCCCCGGTGCTCAGCCCGGGTCCCTACCCGGATGCGCCAGACGTAGCACCTCACGACTGGTGCGGCGTCGTTGTGACCGGCGAGCCCTGTCAGCCGGTCAGCGCAATTGGGGACGATGCCGGTGGCCTCGAGCACAGCTCCCTGCGCGAGTCGTGGGACGAGGCACGGCCAATGCCGAACCTGTCGCCCCTGACCAACGACCTCGCGCTGCTGGACGACGATGCGGGAGTCGATTCAGTCGGAACGCCGCTGCGGCTATCGGCGGCGATTGGTCCTGACGATGGAGTATCCCTATGA
- the hemP gene encoding hemin uptake protein HemP, whose product MTVIRAPQHPFAEPVGKHIGDSNGSAGPRRRAASEYLLQGARELVILHDGCEYILRVTRQNKLILTK is encoded by the coding sequence GTGACGGTCATACGAGCACCGCAGCACCCGTTTGCGGAGCCGGTAGGCAAACACATAGGCGATTCGAACGGCTCGGCTGGTCCCCGCCGCAGGGCCGCGAGCGAATACCTGCTGCAAGGCGCTCGCGAGCTGGTCATCCTCCATGACGGTTGCGAGTACATCCTGCGCGTCACTCGGCAGAATAAGCTGATCCTCACCAAGTAG
- a CDS encoding DUF2149 domain-containing protein, with amino-acid sequence MRLLEEAEADDPILSVVNLIDVFLVIIAALLIAVANNPVNPFTSEDDVTVIKNAGKPNMEIFIKEGKTMEHYKSTGDIGQGQGAKAGVAYRLEDGSMVYVPEGSK; translated from the coding sequence GTGCGCTTGCTTGAGGAGGCGGAAGCCGATGATCCGATCCTTTCGGTTGTCAATCTGATCGATGTATTCCTGGTGATCATCGCTGCACTCCTGATCGCGGTGGCGAACAACCCAGTCAACCCGTTTACCAGTGAGGATGACGTCACGGTTATCAAGAATGCCGGCAAACCGAACATGGAAATTTTTATCAAGGAGGGCAAGACCATGGAGCACTACAAGTCCACTGGTGACATCGGCCAAGGACAAGGCGCCAAGGCAGGCGTGGCGTATCGCCTCGAGGATGGGTCAATGGTCTACGTGCCGGAGGGATCGAAGTGA
- a CDS encoding MotA/TolQ/ExbB proton channel family protein, with product MQLFIESALYSASQLFMLPVLLAVIVMFIYAFFAVGQFLTQARQRHQGHPRGYDLVESWRLAPSMSATELETLAFKRLETPRIVTRVTPMLGLVATMIPMGPALKGLSNGQLDQVSDNLTVAFSAVILSLLAASLTYWVVNVRRRWYAEELVQIEHEQRNGTGAAAEVAHEMTVEMS from the coding sequence ATGCAACTGTTCATCGAATCCGCGCTGTACAGCGCCAGCCAACTCTTCATGCTGCCGGTGCTGCTAGCCGTGATTGTCATGTTCATCTATGCGTTTTTTGCAGTGGGCCAGTTCCTCACGCAGGCGCGTCAGCGGCACCAGGGCCATCCGCGTGGGTACGACCTTGTCGAGAGCTGGCGCCTCGCGCCGTCCATGAGCGCAACCGAGCTCGAGACACTGGCGTTCAAACGCCTCGAGACGCCGCGCATCGTCACGCGCGTTACGCCGATGCTGGGTCTGGTGGCGACCATGATTCCAATGGGGCCCGCACTCAAGGGCCTGTCCAACGGCCAGCTCGATCAGGTGAGCGACAACCTGACGGTTGCCTTCTCCGCAGTGATTCTCTCCCTGCTCGCTGCCTCGCTCACCTACTGGGTCGTGAATGTGCGTCGGCGCTGGTATGCCGAGGAACTCGTACAGATCGAGCATGAACAGCGAAACGGTACCGGTGCTGCAGCTGAGGTCGCCCACGAGATGACAGTGGAGATGAGCTGA